The following are encoded in a window of Halorarum salinum genomic DNA:
- a CDS encoding anaerobic glycerol-3-phosphate dehydrogenase subunit C produces the protein MTHDVNDDGGDPDGDDERTATDHPTADPQPGVPRLGRDERPAAFLPRYDEPGGAVDPAAGPEPTASDRPAATDGGAVDGGSDVDERDPATAPAAEPADPVDAFPAGELDLRAGADSCYKCTACDTSCPVAEVDDEFPGPKFQGPEQWRLKRKDDADVDGSITDCSNCMRCDSACPSSVPLSQMHNEARGEYVSERMQKLSVEYVRNRLLSNYETVARVASRVPRLANFVLGLGVTKWMNERVLGITAEREFPEFATETFREWWAERGGATVSNPDERVAYFHGCYSNYNTPEVGRAMVRVFESFGYEVLVPEQRCSGTPMFANGMLGDARRAAETNVESLVAAIGEGADVVASCTSCSLSLRQEYPELFDLHGIEDLSDDTYEALEYLRIHEDLSGALADAAVEPTDLAYHAPCHARNQGLDRQAVETLSDLEGVTIEDVGDSCSGISGTYGWKTEKYDTSMEIGADMFEHMAAAEGEVGMTECPTCAMQMEHGTGYEIRHPLQVLEEALVE, from the coding sequence ATGACCCACGACGTGAACGATGACGGGGGCGACCCCGACGGCGACGACGAGCGTACTGCGACCGACCACCCGACCGCGGACCCGCAGCCCGGCGTCCCGCGACTCGGCCGCGACGAACGGCCCGCGGCGTTCCTCCCGCGGTACGACGAACCGGGGGGCGCCGTCGATCCGGCTGCCGGCCCCGAACCGACGGCGTCCGATCGACCCGCGGCCACGGACGGCGGCGCCGTCGACGGCGGGTCCGACGTCGACGAGCGCGACCCGGCTACCGCTCCCGCCGCCGAACCCGCCGACCCGGTCGACGCGTTCCCGGCGGGCGAACTCGACCTCCGGGCGGGCGCCGACTCCTGCTACAAGTGCACCGCCTGCGACACCTCCTGCCCGGTCGCGGAGGTCGACGACGAGTTCCCCGGGCCGAAGTTCCAGGGGCCCGAGCAGTGGCGGCTCAAGCGGAAGGACGACGCGGACGTCGACGGCTCCATCACGGACTGTTCGAACTGCATGCGCTGTGACTCGGCGTGCCCGTCGAGCGTCCCGCTCTCCCAGATGCACAACGAGGCGCGCGGCGAGTACGTCTCAGAGCGGATGCAGAAACTCTCGGTCGAGTACGTCCGTAACCGCCTGCTCTCGAACTACGAGACCGTCGCGCGGGTCGCGAGCAGGGTCCCGCGCCTGGCCAACTTCGTGCTGGGACTGGGGGTCACGAAGTGGATGAACGAGCGCGTCCTCGGAATCACGGCCGAGCGCGAGTTCCCCGAGTTCGCGACGGAGACGTTCCGGGAGTGGTGGGCCGAGCGCGGGGGGGCGACCGTCTCGAACCCCGACGAGCGCGTCGCGTACTTCCACGGCTGCTACTCCAACTATAACACGCCGGAGGTGGGGAGGGCGATGGTGCGCGTCTTCGAGTCGTTCGGCTACGAGGTGCTCGTCCCGGAGCAGCGCTGCTCGGGGACGCCGATGTTCGCGAACGGGATGCTCGGGGACGCCCGGCGCGCGGCCGAGACCAACGTGGAGTCGCTGGTCGCCGCCATCGGGGAGGGGGCCGACGTGGTCGCCTCGTGTACCTCCTGTTCGCTGTCGCTCCGCCAGGAGTACCCCGAACTGTTCGACCTCCACGGGATCGAGGACCTCTCGGACGACACGTACGAGGCGTTGGAGTACCTCCGGATCCACGAGGACCTCTCGGGCGCGCTCGCCGACGCCGCGGTCGAACCGACCGACCTCGCCTACCACGCGCCGTGTCACGCCCGGAACCAGGGGCTCGACCGGCAGGCCGTCGAGACGCTCAGCGATCTGGAGGGCGTCACGATCGAGGACGTGGGCGACTCCTGTTCGGGCATCTCGGGCACGTACGGTTGGAAGACGGAGAAGTACGACACGTCGATGGAGATCGGCGCGGACATGTTCGAGCACATGGCCGCCGCCGAGGGCGAGGTCGGGATGACCGAGTGCCCGACCTGCGCGATGCAGATGGAACACGGCACCGGCTACGAGATCAGACACCCGCTCCAGGTGCTGGAGGAGGCGCTGGTCGAGTAG
- the glpB gene encoding glycerol-3-phosphate dehydrogenase subunit GlpB — MAIESDALVIGGGIAGATAALAAAREGADVRLVSHKESTLRQASGLIDALGYAPTRGEDGDEVEGLDGPLVDPFAALDRLPAEHPYSLVGADALREGLALFDEVSGDLYRGGHTDRNALLPTIAGTVKPTARYPASTAAGLASDDRRTLLVGFRSLVDFDAPLVAERLADSGVPFPVEGVTVEFPASFRDDARLTRLAHALDGDECVGGGGGGGGDGGESDGTPARGALAAAVEPHLDDVPGGAERVGFPGMLGHDRHAEVRADLESRLGVDVFEVPGGPPSLPGIRLADRLFDAMDDAGVRIETGNPVVGRELGGDGRVERVLVDRSGSEVPYAAAEYVLATGGLVGRGIDSDREGVCEPVFGCHVPHPAERYDWFVDDPFGDQPYATFGVRVDASLRPLEADGDVEFPNVRAAGAVLGGADAARENSASGTSLATGLVAGRGAAAEVTE; from the coding sequence GTGGCGATTGAGAGCGACGCCCTGGTGATCGGCGGGGGGATCGCGGGCGCGACGGCCGCGCTCGCCGCCGCGCGCGAGGGCGCGGACGTTCGGCTCGTCTCCCACAAGGAGAGCACGCTCCGGCAGGCGTCCGGCCTGATCGACGCGCTCGGCTACGCGCCGACGCGGGGGGAAGATGGAGACGAAGTCGAGGGGCTCGACGGCCCGCTCGTCGACCCGTTCGCCGCGCTCGATCGGCTCCCGGCCGAGCACCCGTACTCGCTCGTCGGGGCCGACGCGCTCCGCGAGGGGCTCGCCCTGTTCGACGAGGTCTCGGGCGACCTGTACCGCGGCGGCCACACCGACCGAAACGCGCTCCTCCCCACGATCGCGGGGACGGTGAAGCCGACGGCGCGCTACCCCGCGTCGACCGCGGCGGGGCTCGCGAGCGACGACCGGCGGACGCTGCTGGTCGGGTTTCGCTCGCTCGTCGACTTCGACGCGCCGCTGGTCGCGGAGCGGCTGGCCGACTCGGGCGTCCCGTTTCCCGTCGAGGGCGTCACGGTCGAGTTCCCCGCCTCGTTCCGCGACGACGCGCGGCTCACCCGCCTCGCGCACGCGCTCGACGGGGACGAGTGCGTCGGCGGGGGCGGTGGTGGTGGCGGGGACGGAGGGGAGTCCGACGGCACCCCGGCCCGCGGGGCGCTCGCGGCGGCCGTCGAACCGCACCTCGACGACGTTCCCGGCGGCGCCGAGCGCGTCGGCTTCCCGGGGATGCTCGGGCACGACCGCCACGCCGAGGTCCGCGCCGACCTGGAGTCGCGCCTCGGGGTCGACGTCTTCGAGGTGCCCGGCGGCCCGCCGAGCCTCCCCGGCATCCGGCTGGCGGACCGCCTGTTCGACGCGATGGACGACGCGGGGGTCCGCATCGAGACGGGGAACCCGGTCGTCGGCCGGGAGCTCGGCGGCGACGGCCGGGTCGAGCGCGTCCTCGTGGACCGCAGCGGCAGCGAGGTCCCGTACGCCGCCGCCGAGTACGTGCTCGCGACCGGCGGACTCGTCGGGAGGGGCATCGACTCGGACCGCGAGGGGGTGTGCGAGCCGGTTTTCGGCTGTCACGTCCCCCACCCGGCGGAGCGGTACGACTGGTTCGTCGACGACCCGTTCGGCGACCAGCCGTACGCGACGTTCGGCGTCCGGGTCGACGCGTCGCTGCGGCCGCTCGAGGCCGACGGGGACGTCGAGTTCCCGAACGTCCGCGCCGCGGGCGCAGTGCTCGGCGGCGCGGACGCCGCCCGCGAGAACTCCGCGAGCGGGACGTCGCTCGCGACGGGGCTCGTCGCCGGCCGGGGCGCGGCGGCGGAGGTGACCGAATGA